A single region of the Acidobacteriota bacterium genome encodes:
- a CDS encoding c-type cytochrome translates to MYGLNLVVVLPLVAVAGVLVWRRANTLTWLLFSLIGLWAFFNYGFVVPIPESVATIYLGITGLALVCYASSSRERLAETVQPIVRLIVEPRYRLALAGLLIALPALAAYNVYADLTAPLEAPGFGREIHPPPPTELTVHDETLDMATADNPYLHYHEDDPEAYEQHLENGRRIYYENCFWCHGDGMGGDGMFAHGLNPVPSNFNDVGTLPILQSSYVHWRIAKGAPGLPAGGTPWDSAMPAWEKFLTTEEMWDVNLFIYDFNGYQPRALGQH, encoded by the coding sequence ATGTACGGACTCAACCTCGTCGTCGTCCTTCCCCTCGTCGCCGTCGCCGGCGTGCTGGTCTGGCGGCGGGCGAACACCTTGACCTGGCTCCTGTTCAGCCTGATCGGGCTGTGGGCGTTCTTCAACTACGGCTTCGTCGTGCCGATCCCTGAGTCTGTAGCCACGATCTACCTCGGGATCACCGGCCTCGCCCTCGTCTGCTACGCCTCCTCCAGCCGCGAGCGGTTGGCGGAGACGGTTCAACCGATCGTGCGCCTGATCGTGGAGCCGCGGTACCGCCTCGCCCTGGCCGGACTCCTCATCGCCTTGCCGGCGCTCGCCGCCTACAACGTCTACGCCGACCTGACCGCGCCGCTCGAGGCACCCGGCTTCGGCCGGGAGATCCACCCGCCGCCGCCGACGGAACTCACGGTCCATGACGAGACGCTCGACATGGCGACGGCCGACAACCCCTACCTTCACTACCACGAGGACGATCCCGAGGCGTACGAGCAGCACCTCGAGAACGGCCGCCGCATCTACTACGAGAACTGCTTCTGGTGCCACGGCGACGGCATGGGCGGCGACGGCATGTTCGCCCACGGCCTGAACCCGGTGCCCAGCAACTTCAACGACGTCGGCACCCTACCGATCCTGCAGTCCTCCTACGTCCACTGGCGGATCGCGAAGGGCGCACCCGGTCTCCCGGCCGGCGGCACTCCCTGGGACAGCGCGATGCCGGCATGGGAGAAGTTCCTGACCACAGAGGAGATGTGGGACGTCAACCTGTTCATCTACGACTTCAACGGCTACCAGCCGCGCGCCCTGGGGCAGCACTGA
- a CDS encoding cytochrome ubiquinol oxidase subunit I, translating into MSRNKILFGIGVLAFVSVIVTVRLGGFLVEREYEQPDQLTQATEGAANRGIVEALEVEESDDPETTARREADALQFAREQGITEQTPRLQGIADEEAADEAEARARPYVEAEYRAVPFVGSRVTVWVLAQLHLLFAAFVLAVPIFAFIIEFIGYVTGEKRYDRLAYEFTKLLSVSFSMTATFGAFLTFALIILYPKFTNYLMHIFSPTFLPYVLLFFLEALFLYSYYYGWGKFGPKMHLFLGFMLNVVGTAIMFIANAWLTFMMSPGKREDVDGDGIPDFVSAVSESGALLSLRDAFFNFTWMPINIHRIIANVAFGGSIAAAYAAFRYLQARNDEDKAHFDWMGYVGNFVAIIAFLPLPFAGYYLAAEIYAFSQTLGVQMMGGTFSWLFVLQAALIGNLFLGANYYLWLGMGRIEGTAHFHRFIKWLLIAIALCFAVWATPRYAIASVSEIAAMGGSSHPQLSYLGQMSAKNTAVNILILSTYMSFLLYRRTGKTSIHPQRQLLARTQVIIFAAAAALVIFFGVFGYHQSVDAATRIRFAIPQVYSVLAAMVAITVIDLPLYRNARQTGETQWGRMPAVSQYALIFIALSFTWLMGLMGYVRSGLRQEWHVYGVVLDTSPDAYTPTLGFATQIVSVTVLIFFGLIGVVFWLSSLGGKKAWEPKSAGQADRLGEGHAA; encoded by the coding sequence GTGAGCAGAAACAAGATCCTCTTCGGAATCGGCGTGCTCGCCTTCGTGTCGGTCATCGTCACGGTGCGCCTGGGTGGCTTCCTGGTGGAGCGCGAGTACGAGCAACCCGACCAACTGACGCAGGCGACGGAGGGAGCCGCGAACAGGGGGATCGTCGAGGCGCTGGAAGTCGAAGAATCGGACGATCCCGAAACGACCGCGAGACGGGAGGCCGACGCGCTGCAGTTTGCGCGCGAGCAGGGAATCACCGAACAGACACCTCGGCTGCAGGGCATCGCCGACGAGGAGGCCGCCGACGAGGCGGAGGCGAGGGCCAGGCCGTACGTGGAAGCGGAGTACCGCGCGGTCCCCTTCGTCGGCAGCCGAGTGACGGTCTGGGTGCTGGCGCAACTCCACCTGCTGTTCGCGGCCTTCGTGCTGGCGGTGCCGATCTTCGCCTTCATCATCGAGTTCATCGGCTACGTCACCGGCGAAAAGCGCTACGACCGGCTGGCCTACGAGTTCACCAAGCTGCTCTCCGTTTCGTTCTCGATGACCGCCACCTTCGGGGCGTTCCTGACCTTCGCGTTGATCATCCTCTACCCGAAGTTCACGAACTACCTGATGCACATCTTCTCGCCGACGTTCCTGCCGTACGTCCTGCTGTTCTTCCTGGAAGCGCTCTTCCTCTACAGCTACTACTACGGCTGGGGCAAGTTCGGGCCGAAGATGCACCTCTTCCTCGGCTTCATGCTGAACGTGGTCGGCACGGCGATCATGTTCATCGCCAACGCCTGGCTCACCTTCATGATGTCGCCCGGCAAGCGGGAGGACGTCGACGGCGACGGGATCCCGGACTTCGTCTCGGCCGTTTCGGAGAGCGGCGCCCTGCTGAGTCTCCGGGACGCGTTCTTCAACTTCACCTGGATGCCGATCAACATCCACCGGATCATCGCCAACGTCGCCTTCGGCGGTTCGATCGCCGCCGCCTACGCGGCCTTCCGCTATCTCCAGGCCAGGAACGACGAGGACAAGGCCCACTTCGACTGGATGGGCTACGTCGGCAACTTCGTCGCCATCATCGCCTTCCTGCCGCTGCCATTCGCCGGCTACTACCTCGCCGCCGAGATCTACGCCTTCAGCCAGACCCTGGGCGTCCAGATGATGGGCGGCACCTTCTCCTGGCTGTTCGTGCTCCAGGCCGCGCTGATCGGCAACCTGTTCCTTGGGGCGAACTACTACCTGTGGCTCGGCATGGGCCGGATCGAAGGCACCGCCCACTTCCATCGGTTCATCAAGTGGCTGCTCATCGCGATCGCGCTCTGCTTCGCGGTCTGGGCGACCCCCCGCTACGCGATCGCGTCCGTGTCCGAGATCGCCGCGATGGGCGGCAGCAGCCATCCGCAACTCTCCTACCTGGGGCAGATGTCGGCCAAGAACACGGCGGTCAACATCCTGATCCTCTCCACCTACATGAGCTTCCTGCTCTACCGGCGGACCGGCAAGACATCGATCCACCCGCAGAGGCAGCTTCTCGCCCGAACGCAGGTGATCATCTTCGCGGCCGCCGCGGCTCTGGTCATCTTCTTCGGTGTCTTCGGCTACCACCAGAGCGTCGACGCGGCGACGCGGATCCGGTTCGCCATACCGCAGGTCTACTCGGTGCTGGCGGCGATGGTCGCGATCACCGTGATCGACCTGCCTCTGTATCGGAACGCCCGACAAACAGGCGAAACGCAGTGGGGCAGGATGCCCGCGGTCTCGCAGTACGCGCTGATCTTCATCGCGCTCAGCTTCACCTGGCTGATGGGCTTGATGGGCTACGTCCGCTCCGGACTGCGGCAGGAGTGGCACGTCTACGGCGTGGTGCTCGACACCTCCCCCGACGCCTACACGCCGACGCTCGGCTTCGCCACCCAGATCGTCTCGGTCACCGTGCTCATCTTCTTCGGCTTGATCGGCGTCGTCTTCTGGCTCAGCAGCCTGGGCGGCAAGAAGGCCTGGGAACCGAAATCGGCTGGTCAGGCCGACCGGCTCGGGGAGGGACACGCGGCATGA
- a CDS encoding cytochrome c, whose protein sequence is MRRLPGTAALAAVLMLLGCRGMSSPFPPIHPNPNMDYQERYDPQEASSFFYDGMAMRQPVAGTVARGQLNVDHRLLFGRDDEGYFLDSSPIAASDAVLARGRNRYTIYCQPCHDERGTGQGILFERAATPTASLHDERIAAYNDGRMYDVITNGVGLMAGYRYPLTVEDRWAVVAYVRELQEERRTLQAERDARQ, encoded by the coding sequence ATGCGCCGGCTGCCCGGAACCGCCGCTCTGGCCGCCGTCCTGATGCTGCTCGGCTGCCGTGGCATGTCCTCGCCCTTCCCGCCGATCCATCCGAACCCGAACATGGACTACCAGGAACGCTACGACCCGCAGGAAGCGAGCAGCTTCTTCTACGACGGGATGGCGATGCGCCAGCCGGTCGCGGGCACCGTGGCGCGGGGACAGCTCAACGTCGATCACCGCCTGCTCTTCGGCCGCGACGACGAGGGCTACTTCCTGGACTCCTCCCCCATCGCCGCAAGCGACGCTGTGCTGGCCAGAGGCAGGAACCGTTACACGATCTACTGCCAGCCCTGCCACGACGAGCGCGGCACCGGCCAGGGCATCCTGTTCGAACGGGCCGCCACTCCGACCGCCTCGCTTCACGACGAGCGGATCGCGGCCTACAACGACGGCCGCATGTACGACGTGATCACGAACGGTGTCGGCCTGATGGCGGGCTACCGCTATCCGCTGACCGTCGAGGACCGCTGGGCGGTTGTCGCCTACGTCCGGGAGTTGCAGGAAGAACGTCGGACGTTGCAGGCGGAGCGTGACGCCCGCCAGTAG
- a CDS encoding c-type cytochrome, translated as MTAYIRKAIAATFAALLVAPAAAQVDLGTEEQRAAGKVVYDKYCGQCHGDTGDGNGYATPRVQPKPRDFTTGKYKFRTTPNGMLPSDDDLRRIIEIGAPYTSMPGWPNLTSTEIQNVIYYIKSFSPDFENPDRYGEPIDIPRPLESTEESIARGRVVYEEQGCAACHGEVGRGDGPSAPTLVDDAGDHIRAADLTQRWTYRGGPTKEDIYRTFSTGLNGTPMPSYADSLEVEDRQHLVNYVYSLGDGDDPNYGTLITAAWSEEAIDLQDAEALDTLFETAPTTRFPLIGQITEPGRNFYPSATSIEAQAVYNRGEIAFRVRWNDLRADNTGRNNPSLEVPMWDEDNDIVATGDEGDDGGFFGVEEAPADDAGFFGVEEVEPQDEASFFGVETVDDSADDFFGTGDDFFGAGEAASDGAEFSDAVALQFPAALAPEDTPQLKPYFLFGDAQNPVDLWFVNLTYGVADTFRGRGSEAIEPTEADIVEAVTSYDQGEWTVTYKRRRASRAGVSFAEQQYTPIAFSVWDGFNRERGNKRALSSWFYVYTEPSVQQTATIPMLRAALIVLAIELLIVFLVRRRANQGTASEETAGGLTGTEAPAV; from the coding sequence ATGACGGCGTACATCAGGAAGGCCATCGCCGCTACCTTCGCCGCGCTCCTGGTCGCGCCCGCCGCCGCCCAGGTCGACCTCGGCACGGAAGAGCAGCGCGCCGCCGGCAAGGTGGTCTACGACAAGTACTGCGGACAGTGCCACGGCGACACCGGCGACGGCAACGGTTACGCCACGCCGCGGGTCCAACCGAAGCCACGCGACTTCACGACCGGCAAGTACAAGTTCCGCACGACGCCGAACGGCATGCTGCCCTCGGACGACGACCTGCGCCGGATCATCGAGATCGGAGCCCCCTACACCTCGATGCCGGGCTGGCCGAACCTGACCAGCACCGAGATTCAGAACGTCATCTACTACATCAAGTCCTTCTCGCCCGACTTCGAGAATCCGGACCGCTACGGCGAGCCGATCGACATCCCCCGGCCGCTCGAGTCGACGGAGGAGTCGATCGCCCGTGGACGGGTCGTCTACGAAGAGCAGGGCTGCGCCGCCTGCCACGGCGAAGTCGGACGCGGCGACGGTCCGTCGGCTCCGACCCTGGTCGACGACGCGGGCGACCACATTCGGGCCGCCGACCTGACCCAGCGCTGGACCTACCGCGGCGGACCGACCAAGGAGGACATCTACCGCACCTTCTCCACCGGGCTCAACGGCACGCCGATGCCCTCCTACGCGGACTCGCTCGAAGTCGAGGATCGCCAGCACCTGGTGAACTACGTCTACTCCCTGGGCGACGGCGACGATCCGAACTACGGCACCCTGATCACCGCCGCCTGGAGCGAGGAAGCGATCGATCTCCAGGACGCCGAAGCGCTCGACACCCTGTTCGAGACCGCGCCGACGACCCGGTTTCCCCTGATCGGCCAGATCACGGAACCGGGACGGAACTTCTATCCCTCCGCGACGTCCATCGAGGCTCAGGCCGTCTACAACCGGGGCGAGATCGCCTTCCGCGTGCGCTGGAACGACCTGCGCGCCGACAACACGGGCAGGAACAACCCGAGCCTGGAAGTGCCGATGTGGGACGAGGACAACGACATCGTGGCTACGGGAGACGAAGGCGACGACGGCGGCTTCTTCGGCGTCGAGGAGGCGCCCGCGGACGATGCCGGCTTCTTCGGCGTCGAGGAAGTGGAACCCCAGGACGAGGCCAGCTTCTTCGGCGTCGAGACGGTGGACGACAGCGCCGACGACTTCTTCGGCACGGGTGACGACTTCTTCGGCGCCGGCGAGGCCGCAAGTGACGGCGCCGAGTTCTCGGACGCCGTGGCTCTGCAGTTCCCGGCAGCCCTCGCTCCGGAAGACACTCCCCAGCTCAAGCCCTACTTCCTCTTCGGCGACGCCCAGAACCCCGTCGACCTTTGGTTCGTCAACCTGACCTACGGCGTCGCGGACACCTTCCGGGGCCGCGGCAGCGAGGCGATCGAGCCGACCGAGGCCGACATCGTCGAGGCGGTCACTTCCTACGACCAGGGCGAGTGGACGGTGACCTACAAGCGCCGCCGCGCCTCCCGCGCCGGCGTCAGCTTCGCCGAGCAGCAGTACACCCCGATCGCCTTCAGCGTCTGGGACGGCTTCAACCGCGAACGCGGAAACAAGCGGGCCCTGTCGTCCTGGTTCTACGTCTACACCGAGCCGAGCGTGCAGCAGACCGCCACCATTCCGATGCTGCGCGCGGCGCTCATCGTGCTCGCGATCGAACTGCTCATCGTGTTCCTGGTCCGGCGGCGGGCGAACCAGGGCACGGCTAGCGAGGAAACCGCTGGCGGGCTGACCGGCACCGAGGCGCCCGCCGTCTGA
- a CDS encoding cytochrome c — protein MKLSVPMPVKMVLLVLGTTAFYMYLGQIVPQKEEHPPPPVLISDDMTTEDLVEIGRELAEGKGQCLAACHNIGSSGPSRYPDLGGIGERAATTIEGLSDIEYLAQSLYEPSAYVVPGYEDGMQPMNEPPISLSDDEIRAVVAWLQSLGSTPTVTLETELGY, from the coding sequence ATGAAGCTGTCCGTCCCGATGCCGGTCAAGATGGTCTTGCTGGTGCTCGGCACCACGGCCTTCTACATGTATCTCGGTCAGATCGTGCCCCAGAAGGAGGAGCACCCGCCGCCTCCCGTACTGATCAGCGATGACATGACGACCGAGGACCTGGTGGAGATCGGCAGGGAGCTGGCCGAAGGCAAGGGGCAGTGCCTGGCCGCCTGCCACAACATCGGTTCCAGCGGGCCGAGCCGGTATCCGGATCTCGGAGGCATCGGGGAGCGTGCCGCGACAACAATCGAAGGACTGTCGGACATCGAGTATCTGGCCCAGTCCCTTTACGAGCCTTCGGCATATGTCGTTCCCGGTTACGAGGACGGCATGCAGCCGATGAACGAGCCGCCGATCAGTCTCTCGGACGACGAGATCAGGGCCGTGGTCGCTTGGCTGCAGAGTCTCGGCAGTACGCCGACCGTCACCCTCGAAACGGAGCTAGGTTACTAG
- a CDS encoding universal stress protein produces MYKTIYVPVDNSDYSNQAIASAVELGRKFDSTMVGCHVYAASMHDYRFKQMEYTLPDEYLEETELDRQRKIHDSLITMGLELISESYLEPMKAVCDDAGLKFEPKMMDGKHHVEIVRDIRESGYDLTVLGVMGIGRVRDTQIGSVCERVARTADRDVLVIKRLPAKAGAANGNGNGHGHQAEAEADGRDTILVGVDGSPQSFGALMTAIDLAKTFGKKVEAISVYDPYLHYSVFKGVVNVLTERAAKIFRFEEQNQLHEEIIDTGLAQIYQSHLDVAETMAREVDVELTKTLLDGKAFQKVLDHARKSDPWMLVIGRIGVHSDEGESGLGSNAENLLRTCPCDLLLTTRLEYPELDVKAEESIRWTPEAEERFKRVPEQVRGIARTALYRLAVEQGHSVISSDVLDEAMDRYMPKYTARETEALAEQVALQLARSRPTFICRKCGVTSAEPDPVRCGVCGSDSFEQITEEMLDRIAEMEGGLEVETTYDGRKLKWTADARLALKTIEDAYRRRRAKARIEKKARMSKLPTVTFEFARVMIEEETGEPVTIEARERATEADGNGGAEAPADERKLIARDEDRVPLLSNHEWTAEAVERILRVPAGFMRDRTQERVELVAREKHVSRIGIKTVEEGIELGRKLMEQMIAAYELDKKDESPGQDVAEAEAQAATAAGRCPFSALAEAGASEAQVEAAKDAKAGTYLNEVGLMSALDEKRKAGEPEA; encoded by the coding sequence ATGTACAAGACGATCTACGTCCCCGTCGACAACTCGGACTACTCGAACCAGGCGATCGCGTCCGCGGTCGAGCTGGGCCGGAAGTTCGACTCCACGATGGTCGGCTGCCACGTCTACGCGGCCAGCATGCACGACTACCGGTTCAAGCAGATGGAGTACACCCTGCCGGACGAGTACCTCGAGGAGACCGAGCTCGACCGCCAGCGGAAGATCCACGACTCGCTGATCACAATGGGTCTGGAGCTCATCTCCGAGAGCTATCTCGAGCCGATGAAGGCGGTCTGCGACGACGCCGGCCTCAAGTTCGAGCCGAAGATGATGGACGGCAAGCACCACGTCGAGATCGTCCGCGACATCCGCGAGTCGGGCTACGACCTGACGGTGCTCGGCGTGATGGGCATCGGTCGCGTTCGGGACACCCAGATCGGCTCCGTCTGTGAGCGCGTCGCCCGCACCGCCGACCGGGACGTGCTGGTCATCAAGCGCCTGCCGGCGAAGGCCGGAGCCGCGAACGGCAACGGCAACGGGCACGGCCATCAGGCGGAGGCCGAGGCCGACGGCCGCGACACGATCCTGGTCGGCGTCGACGGCTCGCCCCAGTCCTTCGGAGCGCTGATGACCGCGATCGACCTGGCGAAGACCTTCGGCAAGAAGGTCGAGGCGATCTCGGTCTACGACCCCTACCTGCACTACTCGGTGTTCAAGGGCGTCGTCAACGTGCTGACCGAGCGCGCGGCGAAGATCTTCCGCTTCGAGGAGCAGAACCAGCTCCACGAGGAGATCATCGACACCGGCCTGGCGCAGATCTACCAGTCCCACCTGGATGTCGCCGAGACGATGGCGAGGGAAGTCGACGTCGAGCTGACGAAGACGCTTCTCGACGGCAAGGCGTTCCAGAAGGTCCTCGACCACGCCCGGAAGAGCGATCCCTGGATGCTCGTCATCGGTCGCATCGGCGTCCACAGCGACGAGGGCGAGTCCGGCCTCGGCAGCAACGCCGAGAACCTCCTCCGAACCTGCCCGTGCGACCTGCTGCTCACCACCCGCCTCGAGTATCCGGAACTCGACGTCAAGGCCGAGGAGAGCATCCGCTGGACCCCCGAGGCCGAGGAGCGGTTCAAGCGCGTTCCGGAGCAGGTGCGCGGCATCGCCCGCACGGCCCTCTACCGCCTGGCGGTCGAGCAGGGCCACAGCGTGATCTCGAGCGACGTGCTCGACGAGGCGATGGACCGCTACATGCCGAAGTACACCGCCCGCGAGACGGAAGCCCTGGCCGAGCAGGTCGCCCTGCAGCTCGCCCGCAGCCGGCCCACGTTCATCTGCAGGAAGTGCGGCGTCACCTCGGCCGAGCCGGATCCGGTGCGCTGCGGCGTCTGCGGCAGTGACTCCTTCGAGCAGATCACCGAGGAGATGCTCGACCGCATCGCCGAGATGGAGGGCGGTCTCGAGGTCGAGACCACCTACGACGGCCGGAAACTGAAGTGGACCGCCGACGCCCGCCTGGCGCTCAAGACGATCGAAGACGCCTACCGCCGCCGCCGCGCCAAGGCGCGGATCGAGAAGAAGGCGCGGATGAGCAAGCTGCCCACCGTCACCTTCGAGTTCGCGCGCGTGATGATCGAGGAGGAGACCGGCGAGCCGGTGACGATCGAGGCCCGCGAGAGGGCGACCGAGGCGGACGGCAACGGCGGCGCCGAAGCGCCGGCGGACGAGCGGAAGCTGATCGCCCGCGACGAGGACCGCGTCCCGCTGCTCTCGAACCACGAGTGGACGGCCGAAGCCGTCGAGCGCATCCTCCGGGTTCCGGCCGGCTTCATGCGGGACCGCACCCAGGAGCGCGTCGAACTGGTGGCCCGTGAGAAGCACGTTTCCCGGATCGGGATCAAGACGGTCGAAGAGGGCATCGAGCTCGGCCGCAAACTGATGGAGCAGATGATCGCTGCCTACGAGCTCGACAAGAAGGACGAGTCGCCTGGCCAGGACGTCGCCGAGGCCGAAGCGCAAGCCGCAACCGCGGCCGGCAGGTGCCCCTTCTCCGCTCTCGCCGAAGCCGGCGCAAGCGAAGCGCAGGTCGAGGCGGCGAAGGACGCGAAGGCCGGCACCTACCTGAACGAGGTCGGACTGATGTCGGCCCTCGACGAGAAGCGCAAGGCCGGCGAACCGGAAGCCTGA
- a CDS encoding amidohydrolase family protein, translating into MGRPRDIGVVDLFLDIPAGGAGMGMEAVRRLSRDRGTEDFSHHPAQYLFKDAGRRMDRAWTAADVVAMMDAFGVRIAQIGVSAQNPEPALAVFEEFPGRFFGAVGVDPNAGMDGVRALEATVNLHPAIRAASAAPCLAYPQVPIDDKRFYPIYAKCIELDIPINMLVGVPGPRVPYKCQYPGLLDEVAWFFPELRVVMRHGGDPWTDLCVKLMLKWPNLYYSPSAWAPKHYPKSVIEFANKRGPDKFMYAGYFPGLSYERIFTELDDLPLREHVWPKFLRENATAVFKLDDLLG; encoded by the coding sequence ATGGGCAGACCAAGGGACATCGGCGTCGTCGACCTGTTTCTCGACATCCCGGCCGGCGGCGCCGGCATGGGCATGGAGGCCGTGCGCCGGCTCAGCCGCGACCGCGGAACGGAGGACTTCTCACACCATCCGGCCCAGTACCTGTTCAAGGATGCCGGACGGCGCATGGACAGGGCCTGGACCGCGGCCGACGTCGTCGCGATGATGGACGCGTTCGGCGTCCGGATCGCCCAGATCGGCGTCAGCGCCCAGAACCCGGAACCGGCGCTTGCGGTGTTCGAGGAGTTCCCCGGGCGCTTCTTCGGCGCCGTCGGCGTTGATCCGAACGCCGGCATGGACGGCGTCCGCGCGCTCGAAGCGACCGTCAACCTCCACCCTGCCATCCGGGCCGCTTCCGCCGCGCCGTGCCTGGCCTATCCCCAGGTGCCGATCGACGACAAGCGCTTCTACCCGATCTACGCCAAGTGCATCGAGCTGGACATCCCGATCAACATGCTGGTCGGCGTGCCGGGGCCGCGCGTCCCCTACAAGTGCCAGTATCCGGGTCTGCTGGACGAAGTCGCCTGGTTCTTCCCGGAGCTCCGCGTCGTCATGCGCCACGGCGGTGATCCCTGGACCGACCTTTGCGTCAAGCTGATGCTCAAGTGGCCGAACCTCTACTACTCTCCCTCGGCCTGGGCGCCCAAGCACTACCCCAAGAGCGTGATTGAGTTCGCGAACAAGCGGGGACCGGACAAGTTCATGTACGCGGGCTACTTCCCCGGCCTCTCCTACGAGCGCATCTTCACGGAGTTGGACGACCTGCCGCTAAGGGAACACGTCTGGCCGAAGTTCCTGCGCGAGAACGCGACGGCGGTCTTCAAGCTGGACGACCTGCTCGGTTGA
- a CDS encoding MFS transporter yields MPTQPGSPSFHGWKIVLVCFLALFVSVGFGFYSFGAFFVALTEEFGGGRTGIGVGLALFGITNGLVAPFLGSALDRGHAKRIMLWGAWLLAFGLLLTAAVRNLIQFYLVLGTLLSLGAALIGGVTASTLVANWYVRKRAMALGIATMGISLSGVVMAPVATRLISLVGWRGTFVIYGALTLLFVVPAVRRWVVDRPEDVGLHPDGDVTSPVAGWAPAPIASSPPRHPHWTEPLRSRNFWVIALVVSMNFSANSAILTHIIAYARDLGFQPLPASYGLSTIAAMGVLGKVVFGWIGDRLSGRGALWLAIGLQATGSAGLLQAESYPALLSAAAVFGLGMGGMMPLWGTLIGACFGRRSFGRVMGLMSPILLPIQILGVPFAGYVFDRSGTYDLAFAVFVCMYLSAMLVLFLLRTPAQEPTEASAPAGLKTAANP; encoded by the coding sequence ATGCCGACGCAACCGGGCAGCCCGAGCTTCCACGGCTGGAAGATCGTCCTCGTTTGCTTTCTGGCGCTCTTCGTCTCGGTCGGCTTCGGCTTCTACTCGTTCGGGGCCTTCTTCGTCGCGCTGACCGAGGAGTTCGGAGGCGGCCGTACCGGAATCGGTGTCGGCCTTGCCCTGTTCGGGATCACGAACGGGCTCGTCGCACCCTTCCTGGGCAGCGCTCTCGACCGGGGCCACGCGAAGCGGATCATGCTCTGGGGCGCCTGGCTGCTCGCGTTCGGTCTCCTCCTGACCGCCGCGGTGCGGAACCTGATTCAGTTCTACCTGGTCCTCGGCACCCTCCTGTCGCTGGGGGCGGCTCTGATCGGCGGCGTCACCGCCTCGACCCTGGTGGCGAACTGGTATGTCCGCAAGCGCGCAATGGCTCTCGGCATCGCCACGATGGGCATCTCACTCTCCGGAGTCGTCATGGCGCCCGTCGCCACCCGGCTGATCTCCCTGGTCGGCTGGCGAGGCACCTTCGTGATCTACGGCGCGCTGACTCTCCTCTTCGTCGTCCCGGCCGTTCGCCGCTGGGTCGTCGACCGGCCGGAAGACGTCGGCCTCCACCCGGACGGCGACGTGACGTCCCCTGTTGCCGGGTGGGCGCCGGCACCGATCGCGTCCTCACCTCCCCGCCACCCGCACTGGACCGAGCCGCTCAGGAGCCGGAACTTCTGGGTCATCGCGCTCGTCGTGTCGATGAACTTCAGCGCCAACTCGGCGATCCTGACCCACATCATCGCGTACGCCCGGGATCTCGGCTTCCAGCCCCTTCCGGCCTCCTACGGGCTGTCGACCATCGCGGCGATGGGCGTTCTCGGCAAGGTCGTCTTCGGCTGGATCGGCGACCGTCTCAGCGGGCGCGGCGCCCTCTGGTTGGCGATCGGCCTCCAGGCAACGGGTTCCGCCGGCCTTCTTCAGGCCGAGAGCTACCCGGCACTGCTGTCGGCCGCCGCCGTGTTCGGTCTCGGCATGGGGGGCATGATGCCCCTCTGGGGCACCCTGATCGGCGCCTGCTTCGGCCGCCGTTCCTTCGGCCGCGTGATGGGTCTGATGAGCCCGATCCTGCTGCCGATCCAGATCCTCGGCGTACCCTTCGCCGGGTACGTCTTCGACCGATCGGGGACCTACGACCTCGCCTTCGCAGTGTTCGTCTGCATGTACCTCTCCGCCATGCTGGTCCTCTTTCTGCTGCGCACGCCCGCCCAGGAACCCACGGAGGCGTCGGCACCG